The nucleotide sequence TTTGGTTTGATTAGTTCCTCTTgacaattacattaaaaaaaataaaatactatcaAGTGCCAGATTATTGATAATGGATTTACCTTTAGTGTTATTTTATTCGATGGGATTAGAGTTTTAGTTGTGTTCGGCACGCCCAAATGTATACATAACGCAGTAAGGTGCACGTAGTATTTTGtccatgtatttgtatttttcatttcatttatctTAAAGCGTCTTATTTCGGGATacatttttaacttaaaaacacacattttcctccaggatatttttctttaatttaatAAGTCAgtacagtttttattttattttaattatttatattttcattttaatgtcaatcttTCAACAGATCTTAATATGTTTTCGATATGTTtgtgttaatttattttttcacaaaaattCAGTATATTATCCTGTATAAATGTTTTGCAGGCGCAGCAACAGGATCCTCTGTACGGCTACTTTGCAGCGGTTGCTGGCCAAGTCAGTTTAAATTGAATTCAACATGACATAGAAATTGTTGATCAAATCAATGGTaactattctttttatttttgcgtTTCGATAGGACGGTCAAATCTCTGCAGACGAGCTACAACGATGCCTCACTCAGTCTGGCATCTCTGGCACTTATCAACGTATGACTTAATATCTAGTAATACTAGATATACTCGATAGATAGACTACTACTAACCAAgccatgttcatttttttccccaacccaGCCTTCAACATGGACACCTGCAGACTGATGATAAACATGCTAGATGTATCCTTGCTAATATTGAATCGTTTTATAAAAGTCATAGATTCGGGGGCCCGTTTCCACGACAACAGTGAAAACGCATTTCTAGAAGCTGATCATCAATGTTTAGGTTTGAAAACAAGTCTTTGGTAATCCAATCAAATTTGAGGATTTCATTGAAATGGGCTCGTATTAATAgttaatattttcattgtagttagcgcgtctgcctcacagtcgTGGGGTCGAGCGTTCGATTCCACCTGGGATCCtgattgtgtggagtttgcatgttctcctaaggcttgcgtgggttttctccgggtactgcggattcctcccacgtcccaaaatatgcatgcttggctaattatatgctaaattgtcccgagCTACGGAATGCTCGTTTGcctccttgagccctgcgattggctggcaacccattCGGGGTGTCGCCCACCCGGACCCCGCTGCGAcgcttgtgagggtaagcgatttggaaaatgaataattatgtATTTGCTCTGCTAGTGAAGGGGGCTAAAATACTGATGACATTTATGGAAACAATATGTCAAGCTTCCCCATACTAAAAGTGGAATTGAAGTCAAGgaaaacaccattttttttagaatttttgcATAAGGTCGTGTCAACGCAATCCTTAACAAACGTCGACAGCGAGACATGTCGGGCAGCATGGGCTTTACCGAGTTTAAAGACCTGTGGCAAGCCCTGAATGGCTGGAAGAACCTTTTCATGTCCTTTGACCGGGATCGTAGTGGTACGGTTGAGggacaggaaatgcaacaggcCATCAGATCTCTGGGTAagtaatgcaaaaataataggactccattttttgtgtgttgtgaTATAAATTCACTTTTCCTGCCCTAATACTTAAGGTGAAACGCCATAGTAATTCCTGTGTATTTGCTCATGCTTTTGTCCGGAATTGATTTCAATTACATTTCCTATAGATGTCCCAATACATTTGTACtacttcccttttttttatccACTCATTACTTCCGCCAGTAGGTGAAACATACAAAAAGTTGAAGTATTTGCTTCTGCATGTTGTGTTCGAGATgatgcaaaaatgaatgaaggaattatTCAAATTGAAACTTGCAGGATATGTTTGTATTAAGCAATTTTGGAGtataaggtcaaaggtcagaaatgTAATTTCGTAATAACCAAAAAATGGCGAGCATATTAAAGTCAAATTTGCCAGGTAGGGGAGATGATGAGAAaagagggtcaaaggtcacatagGTCAGAAATATGGTGATGCTCTGACTTTGGCTGCTTAGGGGGAAGTCTgcacttatttaaaaaacattaaataaagtTAGCATTATCTGTGATTACAAATTGACAAAAGTGATAGTAAAATATTACATTATAATCATATGtggtattttaatttgatcaaatTTGTTCTGATACTTTTCCAAACACGTttcttttattactttattacAACTTATTTCCTCAATGCtgatcatttgaaaaaataaatattttatacgtttattttttgaaattgacaatgtatttttgtgcaGGTTATAATCTGAGCCCAAACGCAATGAACATGGTCATGAAGCGCTACGGCGTTAGCGGAAGAATCCcttttgatgattttgtgtgcTGTTGCGTTCGACTTCGCGCCCTGACCGGTACGAATTCGCCAAAACTCCGATTCGTCTGGATGTAAAA is from Stigmatopora argus isolate UIUO_Sarg chromosome 4, RoL_Sarg_1.0, whole genome shotgun sequence and encodes:
- the LOC144072525 gene encoding sorcin-like translates to MANAGYGAPPGGMAQQQDPLYGYFAAVAGQDGQISADELQRCLTQSGISGTYQPFNMDTCRLMINMLDRDMSGSMGFTEFKDLWQALNGWKNLFMSFDRDRSGTVEGQEMQQAIRSLGYNLSPNAMNMVMKRYGVSGRIPFDDFVCCCVRLRALTDQFRRRDTSQKGSATFQYDDFIQVTMSM